A window of Plantibacter sp. PA-3-X8 genomic DNA:
CGTTGTCCGGCCTCTCGCAGCTCGGGATCGCCGTTCCGGTGTTCTGGGTCGGCATCCTGCTCGTCAGCGTGTTCGCGGTGACGCTCCGACTGTTCCCGTCCGGCGGCTTCCCTCGCGACGACTGGGCAGATCCTGCCGCGGCACTCACGAGCCTCGCCCTCCCGGTCATCACCATCGCCATCGTCATGAGTGCGTCGATCACCCGATACGTCCGCTCCGCCACGCTCGACGTGGTCGGGAGCGACTATCTGCGCTCGGCACGGGCGCAGGGAGCCGGCTTCGGTGAGGCCCTGCTCCGACACGGCGCCCGGAACGCCGCGGTGCCCGTCGTGGCGATCCTCGGCATCGAGCTCGCCACCACCTTCCTCGGCGCCGTCGTGGTCGAGAGCGTCTTCAGCCTGCCCGGCCTCGGGTCGATGCTCCTGACGGCGATCCAGCAGCACGACTACCCGAACATCCAGGGCATCCTCCTCGTCTCGACCCTCGTCGTCCTCCTGACGGGTTTCGTCGCCGACATCGCGCAGCGGCTCATCGATCCGCGTCTGCGCACTTCGATCTCGGGGAACGGGCTCCGATGAGCGCCGTCGACGCCCAGACCGCGCTCGCCGACCGACGCCCGGTGCGGCGCCGCGCCCCTTCCGCGACGCTGACCGTCGGACTCGTCCTCGTCGGCGTCATCGCCGTCCTGGCGGCCGTCTCGCTCGTGTGGTTGCCCTTCGCACCCACGGACACCTCCGGCGGTCGTCTCGAAGGCCCGACCGGCACCCACTGGCTCGGTACGGACAAGCTCGGTCGCGATTTGATGACCCAGCTCATGGTCGGTGCGCGCATCGCGCTCGCGACCGGGGCGGGGGCCGTCGCGGTCGGCGCGGTCATCGGTATCGCCGTGGGACTCGCTGCGGCCTTCGCGTCGGCCTGGCTGGACGACACGATCTCCGCCGCGCTCGACGTCGTGATCGCCTTCCCGGTGCTCCTGCTCGCCATGCTCATCGTGGCAGCCCAGGGCGCGTCACTCGGCACCGCCATCATCGCGATCGGACTCGCCATGTCGGCCATCGTGGCCCGCCTGACCCGGATCCTCACGAAGCGGGTCCTCAGCGAGCAGTACGTGGTCGCGGCCAGGACTGCCGGGACGAGCTGGGCCGGTGTCATCGGCCAGCATGTGCTCCCGAACATCTGGCCCACCCTGAGCGTCAACCTCGCGCTGCAGTTCGGCATCGCCGTCCTCGCCGAAGCGAGCCTGTCGTACCTCGGCCTCGGCGCGCCACCGCCGAACGCCTCCTGGGGACGTCTGCTGCAGGAGGCCCAGGCCACCGTCACGACGGCACCGGTCGGCGCGATCGCTCCGGGTGTCGCCGTGGTGATGCTCGTGGTGGGCGTGAACTTCATCGCGGACGGCCTGCGGGACCTCGGCGATCCGACGAGGAGGCGCGGCGCATGAGCGATCTCCTCGACATCTCCGGACTGACCATCACCCGAGGCGTCCGGCGCGGTGCTCCCGACGGCGCTGACCGGCCGCTCCTCGACGGGCTGGACCTGACCATCGCCGCCGGGGGTCGCCTCGGACTCATCGGCGGTTCCGGGTCCGGGAAGTCCTTGACCTCCCTCGCGGTGATCGGGCTGCTCGGCGAACAGCTGAGCGCGAGCGGCAGCGTCGAACTGGCCGGCACCCAGGTGATCGGTGCCCCGGACCGCGCGCTGCGGCCACTCCGCGGTCGGGTTGCCGGACTCGTCTTCCAGGAGCCGCTGACCGCACTCGACCCGCTCATGCGGGTCGGCGCCCAGCTCGCCGAGCCCCTGCGTCGCCATCTGGGACTCCGGGGCGAACGGCTCAAGGAGGCCGTCGAAGCAGCCCTCGTCGAGGTGTCCCTCACCGACACTGCGCGCATCGCCGCCTCCTACCCCCACGAGCTGTCCGGCGGGCAGCGGCAGCGCATCGCGATCGCCATCGCGCTCGCCGGTCGCCCGCAGCTCCTCATCGCGGACGAGCCGACGACGGCGCTCGACGTGACCGTCCAGGCGGAGGTGCTCGCGCTCATCGACCGGCTCGTCCGGGAACGCGGCATGGCGCTCCTGTTCATCAGTCACGACC
This region includes:
- a CDS encoding ABC transporter permease encodes the protein MLAYLLRRSAFLVVSFLVAMTVLFVLLRLLPGDPSNALLSVNATQEQIDAAREQVGADRPLGEQFAAWFGGVLTLDLGSSFVSSLPVGPEIASRLQVTVPLTLLAFLLAVVLALVAGVVSALRADRWYGIALSGLSQLGIAVPVFWVGILLVSVFAVTLRLFPSGGFPRDDWADPAAALTSLALPVITIAIVMSASITRYVRSATLDVVGSDYLRSARAQGAGFGEALLRHGARNAAVPVVAILGIELATTFLGAVVVESVFSLPGLGSMLLTAIQQHDYPNIQGILLVSTLVVLLTGFVADIAQRLIDPRLRTSISGNGLR
- a CDS encoding ABC transporter ATP-binding protein — protein: MSDLLDISGLTITRGVRRGAPDGADRPLLDGLDLTIAAGGRLGLIGGSGSGKSLTSLAVIGLLGEQLSASGSVELAGTQVIGAPDRALRPLRGRVAGLVFQEPLTALDPLMRVGAQLAEPLRRHLGLRGERLKEAVEAALVEVSLTDTARIAASYPHELSGGQRQRIAIAIALAGRPQLLIADEPTTALDVTVQAEVLALIDRLVRERGMALLFISHDLAVVSTMVDEVVVLSEGRAVERGAVAQVLTAPQHEDTRRLVTSARALDDALEDPR
- a CDS encoding ABC transporter permease; translated protein: MSAVDAQTALADRRPVRRRAPSATLTVGLVLVGVIAVLAAVSLVWLPFAPTDTSGGRLEGPTGTHWLGTDKLGRDLMTQLMVGARIALATGAGAVAVGAVIGIAVGLAAAFASAWLDDTISAALDVVIAFPVLLLAMLIVAAQGASLGTAIIAIGLAMSAIVARLTRILTKRVLSEQYVVAARTAGTSWAGVIGQHVLPNIWPTLSVNLALQFGIAVLAEASLSYLGLGAPPPNASWGRLLQEAQATVTTAPVGAIAPGVAVVMLVVGVNFIADGLRDLGDPTRRRGA